In a single window of the Nicotiana tomentosiformis chromosome 10, ASM39032v3, whole genome shotgun sequence genome:
- the LOC138899667 gene encoding uncharacterized protein, producing the protein MDRVLLKNTENVVLVLGPFYSDVEGETLKVLDDVTLSRGIAGLALRTMILEIESARREERCKAIFKKLQRKYFEYRSKYRDICMQFGEDSNLQPLWDELKHKDDKLVKDIEKCSVLEGMLRNKEEELEVSRAVEAQCGDLQTQVVVLHRQLEECHLQIDVLHDEITKKQNELDRAKSARSEASRKTEALGW; encoded by the exons ATGGATCGTGTTCTGTTGAAGAACACTGAGAACGTGGTCCTTGTCCTTGGTCCCTTTTACTCCGACGTGGAGGGTGAAACCCTCAAGGTGCTGGATGACGTTACCTTATCGAGGGGCATAGCCGGCCTTGCTCTTAGG ACCATGATCTTGGAAATTGAAAGCGCCCGAAGGGAGGAGAGGTGTAAAGCTATATTCAAGAAGCTGCAACGTAAATACTTTGAGTACCGCAGCAAGTACCGGGATATCTGTATGCAGTTTGGCGAGGACAGCAATTTGCAGCCCCTTTGGGATGAGCTGAAGCATAAGGATGATAAGCTGGTGAAGGACATCGAGAAGTGCAGTGTCCTCGAGGGGATGTTGAGAAATAAGGAAGAAGAGCTCGAGGTCAGCAGGGCCGTGGAGGCCCAATGCGGCGACCTCCAGACGCAGGTGGTCGTGTTGCACAGGCAATTGGAGGAGTGTCACTTGCAGATAGATGTTCTTCATGACGAGATCACCAAGAAACAAAACGAGCTGGATAGGGCGAAGTCTGCTCGGTCGGAGGCTTCGAGGAAGACGGAGGCCCTTGGGTGGTGA
- the LOC138899668 gene encoding uncharacterized protein translates to MKKKLEDAKGQWLEILPEVLWAYRTMPETSTGETPYSSVYGTNAVKPVEVGEPSIRYFRESGPQNDDNRRQELDEVGERRDMAYVRMVAQKQQAERYYNKRAKIRPLKVGDYVLKAKTQKQRPSGRQTRNKLGWPLQNHGSSKQRVIHTRNNGRKATTKQLEYYTPQVLQLLKDEVPKSRTPSLEFCPNWVFSRRFLTRR, encoded by the coding sequence atgaagaagaaactcgaagacgccaagggacAGTGGCTggaaatattaccagaagtactttGGGCCTACCGAACTATGCCAGAAACAAGCACAGGGGAAACGCCATACTCATCAGTCTATGGGACTAATGCAGTAAAACCAGTCGAGGTCGGGGAGCCCAGCATAAGATACTTCCGTGAAAGCGGACCCCAGAACGATGACAATAGAAGGCAGGAACTCGACGAAGTTGgtgaacgaagagatatggcctacgtgagaatggtcgcccaaaagcaacaagcaGAACGCTACTATAACAAACGAGCAAAGATCAGGCcacttaaagtcggggactacgtgcttaaagctaaaacacaaaAGCAAAGACCCtcgggaaggcaaactaggaacaaactGGGATGGCCCCTACAAAATCATGGAAGCAGCAAGCAAAGGGTCATTcacactagaaacaatggaaggaaagcgactaccaaacaactggaatattacacacctcaagtacttcaacttttaaaggaCGAGGTCCCCAAAAGTCGCACTCCCTCactcgagttttgtcccaattgggttttctcaaggaggtttttaacgaggcgatga